One Alcaligenes ammonioxydans DNA segment encodes these proteins:
- a CDS encoding shikimate kinase, which translates to MNHSLPAELMPVEHPDPLTDAELLHLQQTGPRPIILVGMMGAGKTTIGRQLARELKREFMDLDHELEARSGVRVSTIFEFEGEQGFRKRESAVLDICSRQSGIVLATGGGAILSEANRQIIKDRGIVVYLCATVDELYRRVARDRNRPLLQTADPRARIQELLQAREPLYEEVADIRFETGSAPVHHAVRHLLSLLKERGC; encoded by the coding sequence ATGAACCACTCTTTACCCGCCGAGCTGATGCCTGTAGAACATCCTGATCCCTTAACAGACGCCGAGCTGCTCCATTTACAACAAACTGGCCCTCGACCCATTATTTTGGTGGGCATGATGGGGGCCGGTAAAACGACCATTGGCCGTCAATTGGCGCGGGAACTCAAACGCGAGTTTATGGACCTGGACCACGAGCTGGAAGCCCGAAGCGGGGTGCGAGTGTCCACTATCTTTGAGTTCGAAGGTGAGCAAGGGTTCCGCAAACGTGAATCTGCAGTGCTCGATATTTGTTCGCGCCAGAGCGGAATTGTGCTGGCAACGGGTGGCGGGGCTATTTTGTCCGAGGCCAATCGCCAGATCATCAAAGATCGCGGTATCGTAGTGTACTTGTGCGCCACGGTAGATGAACTGTACCGTCGCGTGGCCCGAGATCGTAACCGGCCACTGCTGCAAACGGCGGACCCTCGGGCTCGCATTCAGGAGTTGCTGCAGGCGCGCGAACCCCTCTATGAAGAAGTGGCCGACATCCGCTTTGAGACCGGCTCGGCGCCGGTGCATCATGCGGTGCGCCATTTATTGTCTCTGTTGAAAGAACGAGGTTGCTAA